From a single Pelodiscus sinensis isolate JC-2024 chromosome 4, ASM4963464v1, whole genome shotgun sequence genomic region:
- the DHCR7 gene encoding 7-dehydrocholesterol reductase isoform X2, which translates to MVLGPLKANGEEPGNSHLSDIWNKTPSLSWKAANIYIFWVTFQVVLYIFVPDFCHKFVPGYVGGVQEGSLTPAGTVNKYEINGLQAWIITHALWFANAYYFHWFSPTIIFDNWIPLLWCANILGYSVSTFAMIKSYFFPSNAKDCKFTSSLFYDYMMGIEFNPRIGKWFDFKLFFNGRPGIVAWTLINYSYAAKQQELYGQVTNSMILVNVLQGIYVLDFFWNEAWYLKTIDICHDHFGWYLGWGDCVWLPYLYTLQGLYLVYHPVQLSTANAVGILLLGLVGYYIFRMTNHQKDLFRRTDGNCKIWGKKPEYIECSYTSVDGTKYYSKLMISGFWGVARHFNYTGDLMGSLAYCLTCGFGHILPYFYIIYMTILLTHRCIRDEHRCSSKYGKDWKRYTTVVPYRLIPGVF; encoded by the exons ATGGTTCTGGGACCTCTCAAGGCCAATGGGGAAGAGCCTG GGAATTCCCACCTCTCCGACATCTGGAACAAAACACCATCCCTGAGCTGGAAAGCTGCTAACATCTATATTTTTTGGGTCACTTTCCAG GTAGTATTATATATATTCGTTCCTGATTTCTGCCACAAGTTTGTACCTGGATATGTAGGAGGAGTACAAGAAGGCTCTCTGACCCCTGCTG GCACAGTAAACAAATATGAAATCAATGGACTTCAAGCTTGGATCATTACCCATGCTCTCTGGTTCGCAAATGCTTACTACTTCCACTGGTTCTCACCCACCATTATTTTTGACAACTGGATTCCTCTCCTGTGGTGTGCTAATATTCTGGGATACTCCGTTTCCACATTTGCAATGATTAAAAGCTACTTTTTTCCAAGTAATGCCAAAGACTG CAAATTCACCAGCAGCTTATTTTATGACTATATGATGGGGATTGAATTTAACCCTCGAATAGGGAAGTGGTTTGATTTCAAGCTGTTTTTCAATGGCCGGCCAGGTATTGTAGCCTGGACTCTAATTAACTATTCCTACGCTGCTAAACAACAGGAACTGTATGGTCAAGTGACCAACTCAATGATCCTTGTCAATGTCCTACAG GGTATTTATGTTTTGGACTTCTTCTGGAATGAAGCTTGGTATTTGAAAACTATTGATATCTGCCATGATCATTTTGGATGGtacctgggctggggagactgtgTTTGGCTGCCTTACCTCTACACTTTGCAG GGTTTATATCTGGTTTACCATCCTGTACAGCTCTCAACAGCTAATGCTGTTGGGATCCTGCTGTTGGGGCTGGTTGGCTATTATATCTTCAGGATGACCAACCACCAAAAAGATCTCTTCCGTCGCACAGATGGAAACTGCAAAATCTGGGGTAAGAAGCCGGAATACATTGAATGCTCCTACACATCAGTGGATGGGACAAAATACTACAGCAAGCTGATGATCTCAGGATTCTGGGGAGTGGCACGTCACTTTAATTACACTGGTGACCTGATGGGCTCCCTAGCATATTGTCTGACTTGTGGCTTTGGGCACATCCTGCCTTATTTCTACATAATTTACATGACCATTCTGCTGACCCACCGCTGCATCAGAGATGAACACCGTTGCTCCAGTAAATATGGCAAGGACTGGAAGCGCTATACTACTGTAGTTCCTTACCGACTAATACCAGGAGTATTTTAA
- the DHCR7 gene encoding 7-dehydrocholesterol reductase isoform X1, with protein sequence MAAFPEGKSSEERKHKSIPNGSGTSQGQWGRAWEVDWFSLASVLFLLMFSPLIVYYFIMSCDQYHCSLTDPIIDMLTGNSHLSDIWNKTPSLSWKAANIYIFWVTFQVVLYIFVPDFCHKFVPGYVGGVQEGSLTPAGTVNKYEINGLQAWIITHALWFANAYYFHWFSPTIIFDNWIPLLWCANILGYSVSTFAMIKSYFFPSNAKDCKFTSSLFYDYMMGIEFNPRIGKWFDFKLFFNGRPGIVAWTLINYSYAAKQQELYGQVTNSMILVNVLQGIYVLDFFWNEAWYLKTIDICHDHFGWYLGWGDCVWLPYLYTLQGLYLVYHPVQLSTANAVGILLLGLVGYYIFRMTNHQKDLFRRTDGNCKIWGKKPEYIECSYTSVDGTKYYSKLMISGFWGVARHFNYTGDLMGSLAYCLTCGFGHILPYFYIIYMTILLTHRCIRDEHRCSSKYGKDWKRYTTVVPYRLIPGVF encoded by the exons ATGGCAGCCTTTCCTGAAGGAAAATCTTCTGAAGAAAGGAAACATAAGAGCATCCCAAATGGTTCTGGGACCTCTCAAGGCCAATGGGGAAGAGCCTG GGAAGTAGACTGGTTTTCCTTGGCCAGTGTCCTTTTCTTGCTTATGTTTTCTCCACTCATCGTATATTACTTTATAATGTCGTGTGATCAGTACCACTGCTCTCTGACGGATCCCATCATTGACATGCTCACAGGGAATTCCCACCTCTCCGACATCTGGAACAAAACACCATCCCTGAGCTGGAAAGCTGCTAACATCTATATTTTTTGGGTCACTTTCCAG GTAGTATTATATATATTCGTTCCTGATTTCTGCCACAAGTTTGTACCTGGATATGTAGGAGGAGTACAAGAAGGCTCTCTGACCCCTGCTG GCACAGTAAACAAATATGAAATCAATGGACTTCAAGCTTGGATCATTACCCATGCTCTCTGGTTCGCAAATGCTTACTACTTCCACTGGTTCTCACCCACCATTATTTTTGACAACTGGATTCCTCTCCTGTGGTGTGCTAATATTCTGGGATACTCCGTTTCCACATTTGCAATGATTAAAAGCTACTTTTTTCCAAGTAATGCCAAAGACTG CAAATTCACCAGCAGCTTATTTTATGACTATATGATGGGGATTGAATTTAACCCTCGAATAGGGAAGTGGTTTGATTTCAAGCTGTTTTTCAATGGCCGGCCAGGTATTGTAGCCTGGACTCTAATTAACTATTCCTACGCTGCTAAACAACAGGAACTGTATGGTCAAGTGACCAACTCAATGATCCTTGTCAATGTCCTACAG GGTATTTATGTTTTGGACTTCTTCTGGAATGAAGCTTGGTATTTGAAAACTATTGATATCTGCCATGATCATTTTGGATGGtacctgggctggggagactgtgTTTGGCTGCCTTACCTCTACACTTTGCAG GGTTTATATCTGGTTTACCATCCTGTACAGCTCTCAACAGCTAATGCTGTTGGGATCCTGCTGTTGGGGCTGGTTGGCTATTATATCTTCAGGATGACCAACCACCAAAAAGATCTCTTCCGTCGCACAGATGGAAACTGCAAAATCTGGGGTAAGAAGCCGGAATACATTGAATGCTCCTACACATCAGTGGATGGGACAAAATACTACAGCAAGCTGATGATCTCAGGATTCTGGGGAGTGGCACGTCACTTTAATTACACTGGTGACCTGATGGGCTCCCTAGCATATTGTCTGACTTGTGGCTTTGGGCACATCCTGCCTTATTTCTACATAATTTACATGACCATTCTGCTGACCCACCGCTGCATCAGAGATGAACACCGTTGCTCCAGTAAATATGGCAAGGACTGGAAGCGCTATACTACTGTAGTTCCTTACCGACTAATACCAGGAGTATTTTAA
- the DHCR7 gene encoding 7-dehydrocholesterol reductase isoform X3, giving the protein MAAFPEGKSSEERKHKSIPNGSGTSQGQWGRAWEVDWFSLASVLFLLMFSPLIVYYFIMSCDQYHCSLTDPIIDMLTGNSHLSDIWNKTPSLSWKAANIYIFWVTFQVVLYIFVPDFCHKFVPGYVGGVQEGSLTPAGTVNKYEINGLQAWIITHALWFANAYYFHWFSPTIIFDNWIPLLWCANILGYSVSTFAMIKSYFFPSNAKDCKFTSSLFYDYMMGIEFNPRIGKWFDFKLFFNGRPGIVAWTLINYSYAAKQQELYGQVTNSMILVNVLQGIYVLDFFWNEAWYLKTIDICHDHFGWYLGWGDCVWLPYLYTLQIISPHAFSSPT; this is encoded by the exons ATGGCAGCCTTTCCTGAAGGAAAATCTTCTGAAGAAAGGAAACATAAGAGCATCCCAAATGGTTCTGGGACCTCTCAAGGCCAATGGGGAAGAGCCTG GGAAGTAGACTGGTTTTCCTTGGCCAGTGTCCTTTTCTTGCTTATGTTTTCTCCACTCATCGTATATTACTTTATAATGTCGTGTGATCAGTACCACTGCTCTCTGACGGATCCCATCATTGACATGCTCACAGGGAATTCCCACCTCTCCGACATCTGGAACAAAACACCATCCCTGAGCTGGAAAGCTGCTAACATCTATATTTTTTGGGTCACTTTCCAG GTAGTATTATATATATTCGTTCCTGATTTCTGCCACAAGTTTGTACCTGGATATGTAGGAGGAGTACAAGAAGGCTCTCTGACCCCTGCTG GCACAGTAAACAAATATGAAATCAATGGACTTCAAGCTTGGATCATTACCCATGCTCTCTGGTTCGCAAATGCTTACTACTTCCACTGGTTCTCACCCACCATTATTTTTGACAACTGGATTCCTCTCCTGTGGTGTGCTAATATTCTGGGATACTCCGTTTCCACATTTGCAATGATTAAAAGCTACTTTTTTCCAAGTAATGCCAAAGACTG CAAATTCACCAGCAGCTTATTTTATGACTATATGATGGGGATTGAATTTAACCCTCGAATAGGGAAGTGGTTTGATTTCAAGCTGTTTTTCAATGGCCGGCCAGGTATTGTAGCCTGGACTCTAATTAACTATTCCTACGCTGCTAAACAACAGGAACTGTATGGTCAAGTGACCAACTCAATGATCCTTGTCAATGTCCTACAG GGTATTTATGTTTTGGACTTCTTCTGGAATGAAGCTTGGTATTTGAAAACTATTGATATCTGCCATGATCATTTTGGATGGtacctgggctggggagactgtgTTTGGCTGCCTTACCTCTACACTTTGCAG ATTATCTCACCACATGCTTTCAGCAGTCCTACTTAG